The following are from one region of the Sorghum bicolor cultivar BTx623 chromosome 2, Sorghum_bicolor_NCBIv3, whole genome shotgun sequence genome:
- the LOC8060275 gene encoding keratin-associated protein 6-2, which translates to MSRPPIMTIFLGIGITVLAALALASEGRVSRKDLSIDLGGGGGGGGAGIGIGTGISIGIGGGGAGAGGSGSGSASGSGSGSGSGSASGSGSGAASGAGSSAGSGAGSYAGSGAGSGAGAGSGAGSGAGSGSGYGQGQGAGAGEGHGQGSGYGEGHGAGQGQGSGSGSGYGEGSGSGRGSGYGQGYGSGSGQGSGSGSGYGEGYGAGSGSGHGQGSGYGEGTGSGSGYGEGHGYGYGSGSGNGK; encoded by the coding sequence ATGTCTCGACCCCCGATCATGACCATTTTCCTTGGCATCGGCATCACCGTGCTTGCGGCCCTTGCTCTCGCATCCGAGGGCCGCGTTTCTCGAAAGGACCTGAGCATCGAcctcggcggtggcggcggcggcggcggcgcaggcaTTGGGATCGGTACTGGGATTAGCATCGGCATAGGTGGTGGTGGCGCCGGTGCCGGTGGCTCTGGCTCTGGCTCAGCGTCTGGGTCTGGGTCGGGATCAGGCTCTGGCTCGGCCTCAGGTTCCGGGTCCGGTGCTGCTTCTGGTGCAGGTTCATCGGCGGGCTCCGGTGCAGGATCATATGCTGGCTCTGGCGCCGGCTCCGGTGCGGGTGCGGGGTCAGGAGCTGGGTCCGGCGCGGGTTCGGGTTCAGGTTATGGGCAAGGGCaaggtgcaggtgcaggtgaAGGCCACGGCCAAGGATCTGGGTATGGCGAAGGGCATGGGGCAGGCCAGGGCCAGGGTTCCGGGTCTGGCTCCGGATACGGTGAGGGAAGTGGCTCCGGTCGAGGATCTGGCTATGGCCAAGGTTACGGCTCTGGCTCCGGCCAAGGATCAGGATCAGGATCCGGCTACGGTGAAGGTTACGGCGCTGGCTCGGGCTCCGGTCATGGCCAAGGCTCTGGTTACGGTGAAGGTACAGGCTCAGGCTCAGGATACGGCGAGGGACACGGCTACGGATACGGCTCTGGTTCTGGAAATGGCAAATAA
- the LOC8060276 gene encoding putative glycine-rich cell wall structural protein 1 isoform X1, whose product MKKAIPLGIVLVVAVLLAPVGESRPARKDLGINLGNGLGIGIGLGAGVGAGGSGSGSGSASGSNSGSGSGSGSGSGSGSGSGGLGLGLGVGVGIGVGLGGSGSGSGSGSGSSSTSGSGSGAGSGSASASGSGSGSGGGLGLGLGAGVSIGLGGSDGSSHAASRAGSSAGSSARPSVGSGAGSRSGQDHH is encoded by the exons ATGAAGAAGGCAATTCCACTAGGAATTGTACTTGTGGTTGCCGTGCTGCTTGCGCCAGTGGGTGAGAGCCGTCCTGCTCGGAAGGACCTTGGCATCAACCTTGGGAATGGGCTTGGGATCGGGATCGGTCTAGGTGCAGGCGTTGGTGCCGGGGGCTCTGGCTCTGGCTCTGGATCAGCATCGGGCTCGAACTCAGGGTCAGGGTCTGGATCTGGCTCAGGCTCTGGATCAGGATCAGGATCAGGAGGTCTGGGTCTTGGGCTTGGTGTTGGAGTTGGTATAGGAGTAGGTCTAGGTGGCAGTGGCTCTGGTTCAGGCTCTGGATCAGGCTCATCATCCACGTCCGGTTCAGGCTCTGGAGCTGGTTCAGGATCAGCATCAGCTTCTGGTTCAGGATCAGGCTCAGGAGGGGGGCTTGGGCTTGGACTCGGTGCTGGAGTAAGTATCGGATTAGGAG GGTCCGATGGCAGTTCACACGCTGCGTCCAGGGCAGGATCAAGTGCCGGGTCTAGTGCAAGACCAAGCGTAGGGTCTGGTGCTGGATCTCGAAGTGGGCAAGATCACCATTGA
- the LOC8060276 gene encoding cell wall protein IFF6 isoform X2, which yields MKKAIPLGIVLVVAVLLAPVGESRPARKDLGINLGNGLGIGIGLGAGVGAGGSGSGSGSASGSNSGSGSGSGSGSGSGSGSGGLGLGLGVGVGIGVGLGGSGSGSGSGSGSSSTSGSGSGAGSGSASASGSGSGSGGGLGLGLGAGGPMAVHTLRPGQDQVPGLVQDQA from the exons ATGAAGAAGGCAATTCCACTAGGAATTGTACTTGTGGTTGCCGTGCTGCTTGCGCCAGTGGGTGAGAGCCGTCCTGCTCGGAAGGACCTTGGCATCAACCTTGGGAATGGGCTTGGGATCGGGATCGGTCTAGGTGCAGGCGTTGGTGCCGGGGGCTCTGGCTCTGGCTCTGGATCAGCATCGGGCTCGAACTCAGGGTCAGGGTCTGGATCTGGCTCAGGCTCTGGATCAGGATCAGGATCAGGAGGTCTGGGTCTTGGGCTTGGTGTTGGAGTTGGTATAGGAGTAGGTCTAGGTGGCAGTGGCTCTGGTTCAGGCTCTGGATCAGGCTCATCATCCACGTCCGGTTCAGGCTCTGGAGCTGGTTCAGGATCAGCATCAGCTTCTGGTTCAGGATCAGGCTCAGGAGGGGGGCTTGGGCTTGGACTCGGTGCTGGA GGTCCGATGGCAGTTCACACGCTGCGTCCAGGGCAGGATCAAGTGCCGGGTCTAGTGCAAGACCAAGCGTAG
- the LOC8060277 gene encoding cell wall protein IFF6 produces the protein MSVSPPKAAISRPRPRRVPLGGWRRAHARRLLYKKRAAARRRLSASASERASRSVSECVWSSAGAGSSGGMAGGGRGAAAAASALVLVALLCSLPCGLAAQGRVARKNLGIGLGGGGQGLGLGLGLGVGVGAGTGGVSVSGSGSGSASAPVVGSTSGSRSGSVSVGGASSSAGSSAGSSAGSTGSGAGSSAGSGGGQGYGQGGGSGSGSGYGEGSGSGSGSGNGVVGIGSGQGYGHGSNSGGNP, from the coding sequence ATGTCCGTCTCGCCGCCAAAAGCTGCTATCTctcgtccccgtccccgtcgcGTTCCTCTTGGCGGTTGGCGCCGCGCGCATGCGCGCCGGCTCCTATATAAAAAGCGAGCAGCAGCACGCCGGAGGCTTTCCGCATCGGCGAGCGAGCGAGCTAGCCGGAGTGTGTCCGAGTGCGTGTGGTCGTCTGCCGGTGCCGGATCGAGTGGTGGGATGGCAGGAGGCGGCAGGGGCGCTGCGGCTGCCGCAAGCGCTCTAGTGCTGGTGGCTTTGTTGTGCTCGCTGCCCTGCGGCCTTGCTGCGCAGGGCCGCGTGGCGAGGAAGAACCTCGGCATCGGCCTGGGCGGCGGCGGGCAGGGGCTGGGCCTCGGCCTCGGCCTGGGGGTCGGCGTCGGAGCAGGCACCGGAGGAGTGTCCGTGTCCGGGTCTGGCTCGGGGTCCGCGTCGGCGCCCGTGGTGGGGTCCACGTCCGGGTCCAGGTCCGGGTCCGTATCCGTGGGAGGGGCCAGTTCGTCCGCCGGCTCAAGCGCTGGATCGTCCGCGGGGTCCACTGGGTCGGGGGCCGGATCCTCTGCGGGCTCCGGCGGTGGGCAAGGGTATGGGCAGGGTGGTGGGAGCGGGTCTGGGTCTGGGTATGGCGAGGGTAGTGGGTCTGGGAGTGGGTCGGGCAATGGGGTGGTGGGTATAGGGAGTGGACAGGGGTATGGTCATGGTTCTAACTCCGGTGGAAACCCTTGA